The sequence CTCATAGATAATAaaatatcatcaaatattttaaGACGGAGGTAATATTAAATTAGCCGTGTGATTTAACAGGGATGATGTGTTGGAAGTTGACACATGGATTACGCCATTTGGAAATAATGAAGTTCAAAAACATTGGACCATTAGAAATTTCATTTCCGGAAAATTGCATGCTCGAGCGATGAGGCATGTATTTAATTACCCCCTCTCCGTCCGATTTTAGTATATTTTTGATCAGATTATTATTCTTcgattcataatatcatttttcaAATGGAATTTTCGAGTGATTAGTTGTCTTAAGTTTGTTTTAAAATGCAGCTTATGCATGATGAGGAATGAAAAAACTGGGAGTATCTCTGAAATACCCGAAGAAATTAGGGATAAAATTTCACACGTCTTTCTTGAAAGGAAGAAAGTCGAACAAAGTTTTACAATTGAAAATATCAACAAGTTGGTTGATGCCAAACATATAACAAGAATATTTGAAGGTAAATTTAATATATGAAAACGGTATTTTTTGTCTCTGCTAGATAGCGATGACGAGAAAAGTACATCCCTCCTCTTTTCAATCCGAGATTTATATCCTTTTGCTGAATTACGGTAAACAGTCATATCCCTCCACGGTTAAGAAGTGTCAGATGGCACCATTTTTTTCGTTAGCTAAGTTCATCTGACCTTTTAAACCAATCACAAGATGACTCGTATGCTATATGTGGATAAAATCGGCCAATCCCTAAATTCTAAATTCTATTACATATTGAAGGTtttctaatattttttttattgtcaTAATTGTTTTATCTATAAATATAGCCGGAGAGAAGCGACATTGGCATGAATAAACATGTTAAATACGTGAAGTATGTTGATTGGATGGTTgaggtaattaattaattaaatccaAATAATTTGTTTATTGTTTACTGTATTAAGGAATTTCtaatttgttttcttcttcttataGGCTATGCCAGAACAAATTTTAAAGAACTACCAATTATCATCTATGACTCTACAATACAAAAGAGAGTGTGGAGCATCAGAGACGATTCAATCATTGTGTGAACCTGATATGGATAATGAAAAATTGTTTGAAATTACTGATGGTGAATACAAATTTAGGAAAGACATTTTCAGTTCATATCTAGGGTTTACTCACCTTCTTGAAGTTGAAGGAGATCATGAGTACAATAGTAAAGAGATTGTAAGGGGAAGAACCACATGGATcgaaaaatagaaatatttgaagaaaatatttttctttttctcttttggTTTGGATGATTCCGCATTTGTTACCTTTTTGTAGTAACTGAACAATGAATTAGGCTTATCATATACATACATAGTTGAAGATATCGGCCTGATACGTATCGTGTTACATGGTACAACACAAAAACAATACGAAACGACTTAAACATCAGTCCGGGAAAATATCAGACATGTATCACGATATGGAGCGATGCAGTGTCCCCAAAAACTGCAATATTTTGCAAAATTGCAGGAATGAAGGCCCAAGTGCGGGATTGCGGCGACGCCAAAATGCGCATCGCCAACACTGATAGTCTGATAAGAATTATGatgaaaaaaaaaaatggaagTTCTCCTTTATAAGTAAAGCGATTATAATCTGGTTTGGTGCTAAAAATGAGTCGACATTGCTTTAAAACTTCATTTGTTTGAACATGGGGATTCGAATTTATCAATGAGGAGAATATTACAAGCACAAAATTGCATGTGCAAAATTTCACCTGCTTAAAATACTTTGACCTTATGATCTGAGTAATGTAAACCAGTAAATATAACAGACAGGTACAGAAAAGTACAGACAACGTCGGGACGGTCGCATAACCACACACGTCCTTGCAAGTTAAGGGATCTTCAAAATGTAACCAAATATTAGCCATCATTCTCCTTCCTCATCGGATAATCTTGTGAATCGAAAAATCGACGATGTTTGTAGACGACGACTAAGAACCTTCGCCTCCCGAGAGTCAAAGACAACCTGCAACCATATTAACCAAATCATCAGCAAAGGTTCAATAGCATTCCAAGTACACAAGAAAATCTACAGAAATGTTTTTAACTTCTTGGTAATATGGCAATGATTCAAACTGTTGTTTTTTAGATAAGggtaaaatttaaaataattacaaATAGTCAGTGGGCGGTGCATAAGCTTAAAATCCAACCAACAAAGCAAATATACATACAGTAATAAAGCTTCAGATTTCCTTACGAGCTCTTAGATCAGAGTAATCCTTAGTCTGATCAGCGTATTTAAGATTTGTCGTCGTCAGAATTTCTATACACCATGTATGGACAGATGCACAAAAACTCATATTTATAGACAAACAACTAAGCAAGGATGACTAAGAAACTTACTGCTCAATTTAAACTATTTTGTTTCTTCCCCTCTCCTCAGTACAACCTTCCAGTGCACTCTGAAGAACCACAGTAGCATTTCTTGACCTTTATATTCCCATTGGAATCTCGAACCTGATCTACCATGTAGTTATAGTCGTAAGTCATCTCTTGCAATGGGGGAATGTTGTCAGCAGCAAAAAACATTATATGAGGAATTCTGTTGTCTTCGTGATCATAAAGAACATTTTGGGCATAGAGATTAGGAGAACAGCTATGATTAATGAATCTGCCCACATTCCCGTACTTAGCTGCATCAATGGTAAAGCCACGAGTGATAACCCCACCATGAGATGCTGATTGGACATCAGGCATGACGATCGACATCTCACTGTTAAGGGTTCCATCATATTTGTCTCCAATATCAAACAGATATTCATCACTTCCCATTTTTTGCTCGGCTTCATTATCATCAAGGAGCTCCCCAGCATACTCACAAATGAAACTCCCTGAAGGAATTGAATTTATAGATCTCACACCCCAACCCATTGACTCAGTTTGAAGATTTCAAGTTGGAATTTGATGCCGTGCTGGCTCACCCTATTATAGCAAGATGGAGGGCATTTGCAAGTCGGTCCACACTCGTAGACGAGATTCTTTGCTAGAACAATAGCCCCATTGTGATTGTATGGAATTTCCCCTCCATTCTTCATCACACATGGGCAGTTCCGAGATTCCGAACATCGAGACGTACAATTACAGCCCCTAGGAGGTAGTGGACGGCACCAATCGGGATATATCATGTTCTTGGTATACTCAAAATGAGGAGGTTTTTCGTCATCAATCGCGTTCACGGCGCATATAGGAATTGGTTCCCTCCCTCGTGAGATATCAGCCATGCAGACACCCTCTCGTGATTTCATTTTCTTGGACTTGTTCACCACTTTCCAAGAGAGTTCTGGTTGATCAGGAATTCTAACTAATTTAAACTTATATACACTCTTACCATGTTGCCCCAATTCCTGCCAATAACTTTCCACCAAATATAGGCCATCATAAGTATAAATCTTCTGCTTTGGATCGGATGAATTAGGTGTGCCACGAATCACTCTAACTGGATTCTGTGTATCTTTACTGGTGGCTAGTGCAAGATTTCCACGTTCAAGCTTCTGATCTTCAGGTTGCTTATCTTGCTTGCCTCCGCCC comes from Rutidosis leptorrhynchoides isolate AG116_Rl617_1_P2 unplaced genomic scaffold, CSIRO_AGI_Rlap_v1 contig28, whole genome shotgun sequence and encodes:
- the LOC139882521 gene encoding palmitoyl-acyl carrier protein thioesterase, chloroplastic-like gives rise to the protein MASICVPTVNNVSTSQKTTQNFNTKAVNERLTMSKRISNRGYRSLRASYSEPQISIKTLKRYWADRHRQWMPIEGGAGYRQIFTVRVYDIGPHRNATIECILNLLQDTSINHLRTSGISEDETGVSMGMLRHNLVWFSENLTVEIDNYPCRDDVLEVDTWITPFGNNEVQKHWTIRNFISGKLHARAMSLCMMRNEKTGSISEIPEEIRDKISHVFLERKKVEQSFTIENINKLPERSDIGMNKHVKYVKYVDWMVEAMPEQILKNYQLSSMTLQYKRECGASETIQSLCEPDMDNEKLFEITDGEYKFRKDIFSSYLGFTHLLEVEGDHEYNSKEIVRGRTTWIEK